TGCACGACGCCTTCGGGGTCGAGCGCGGCCTCATGACCACGGTGCACGCCTACACCAACGACCAGCGCATCCTCGACCTGCCGCACAAGGATCTGCGCCGCGCCCGTGCCGCGCAGGTGAACATCATCCCCACCACCACGGGGGCCGCGGTGGCGGTCACCAAGGTGCTGCCCGAGCTGGAGGGCAGGCTGGACGGCATGGCCATGCGCGTGCCGGTGAGCGATGGCTCCGTCGTCGATCTGGTGGCGATGCTGCGCCGGCCGGTCACCAAGGAACAGGTGAACCAAGCGGTGCGGGAAGCGGCGGGGAAACCGCCGCTCGCCGGCATCCTCGAATATTCCGAGGAGCCGCTGGTGTCGAGCGACGTCATCGGCAACCCCCATTCGTCGGTGTTCGACGCCCTCTCCACCACGGTCCTGGACAAGACCATGGTGAAGGTCGTGGCCTGGTACGACAACGAGTTCGCCTATGCCAAGCGCATGGCGGAGCTCCTCGAGATCTTGCTCTGAAGCGGCCCCGGAGCCGCGCCGGCGGCTCCTGGTGTTGGGGGGGAATCGAGCGTGGCGAAGCTGGGTGTGGCCGATCTGGAGGTGCGCGGCAAGCGCGTCCTGGTGCGGGTGGATTTCAATGTCCCCATGGACCCCCAGGGGACGATCACCGACGACCGCCGCATCCAGAGCAGTCTGCCGACCCTGCGCTTGCTGTTGCAAAAGGGCGGCAGCCCCGTTCTCATCAGCCACCTGGGGCGACCGAAGGGCAAGCCGGATCCCCGTTACGGCCTGCGCCCCGTGGCCGACCGGCTCTGTCTCGATCTCGAGGCGCCGATCAAGTTCGCCAAGGATTGCGCCGGCCCCGAAGCCCGCATGCTGGTGGACAATCTCAAACCCGGTGAAGTGCTGCTCCTCGAGAACCTCCGTTTCCATCCCGGCGAAGAGGCCAACGACCCGCAGTTCGCCAAGACGCTGGCGAGCTACGCCGACGACGTCTACGTCAACGATGCCTTCGGCTCCGCGCACCGCGCCCATGCCTCGACGGTGGGGGTGACACGCTATCTGCAACAATGCGCCGCCGGTCTGCTGCTGCAGCGGGAGCTCACCTATCTCGGCGAGGCCCTGGAGAAACCGCAGCGGCCCTTCATCGCCGTCATGGGGGGCGCCAAGATCCAGGGCAAGATCGAAGTCATCCAGCGTCTCTTCCAGAAAGTGGATGCGCTCCTTGTCGGCGGCGGCATGACCTACACCTTCTTCCGCGCCCTGGGGTACGAAGTCGGCGGCAGCCTGGTGGACACGGAGATGCTGGACACGGCGAAGTCCCTGCTGCGCGAGGCCAAGGGACGGGGCTTCAAGCTCCTCCTGCCGCAGGACACGCTGGTGGCGCAGCAGCTCGCCGCCGGCAGTCCGACCCGTACGGTCCTGGTCACCGACATCCCCGAGGGCTGGATCGGCGTCGACATCGGCCGCAAGACGATGGAGGACTACGGCAAGCGCATCCAGGAGGCGCGCACGGTGTTCTGGAACGGCCCCATGGGCGTGTTCGAGATCGCTCCCTTCGCCGCCGGCACCGAGTCCATCGCCCGCGCCATGGTGCGGGCCACCGAGGCCGGTGCGGTCACCGTCGTCGGCGGCGGCGACAGCGCCGCCGCCATCGCCCGTCTCGGCCTCGACGGCCGCGTGAGCCACGTTTCCACCGGCGGCGGCGCCTCGTTGGAGTTCCTCGAAGGCAAGGAGCTCCCCGGCGTGGTCGCGCTCACGGACGTCTGAGATGCGCCGACCGCTGGTCGCCGGCAACTGGAAGCTGCACTGCGGGCCGCAGGCGGCGGCCAAGCTCGCGCTCGACATCCGCAACGGTCTCCTCGGCGGTCGCGAGGCCGCGAGCGTCGTGCTGTGCCCGCCGTTCGTCAGCCTCGCCGCGGTGCGCGAGATCCTGCAAGGCACGGCGATCGGCCTGGGGGCACAGAACCTCTTCTGGGAGAACTCCGGCGCCTGGACCGGCGAAGTGTCGGGCCCCATGCTGCGCGACGCCGGTTGCACCCACGTGATCGTCGGACACTCGGAGCGCCGGCAGCACTTCGGCGAAACCGATGCGAGCGTGAGCAAGCGCGTCCGCGCCGCCCTCGACGCCGCACTCTGTCCCATCGTTTGCGTCGGTGAGAACTTGGCGGAGCGCGAGTCGGGCCGCACCGAGGCGGTGGTGGCGGCGCAGATGCGCAACGGTCTGGAGGGCTTCGACGCCGCCGCGTGGACGCAGCTCGTGCTCGCCTACGAACCCGTCTGGGCCATCGGTACCGGACGCACCGCCACCCCTGCCCAAGCCCAGGAGGTGCACGCCCTTCTCCGCTCTCTGGTGCGCGCGCGCCTCGGTGACGCGGTGGCGGATTCCTTGCGCATTCTCTACGGCGGCAGTGTCAAGAGGGAGAACGTCGCCATGCTCCTCGCCGAGCCCGACGTGGACGGGGCGCTGGTGGGCGGCGCCAGCCTGGACGCGAAGGACTTCCTCACCATCGTCGAGCTGGCGGGCCGGGGGAGCGGAGCGCATTGACCGGCCCGGCCGGCGATGCTACCTTGGGCCGGCTCGACCCCCTTGGCGCCGCGTACGCGGGCCGAAGTCCCTGGAGAGAAGCGTGTTTCCTTTCTTCGTGGTCGTCCACATCCTGGTTTGCGTCGCCCTCGTCTTCGTCGTCCTCCTGCAGTCGGGTCGCGGCGGCGGCTTGGCCGGGGTGTTCGGCGGCGGCGCGGCGCAGACGCTCTTCGGCGGGCGCGGTGCCGCGACGTTTCTGAGCAAAGCCACCGCTTGGCTCGCCATCGCCTTCATGATCATGTCGATCCTGCTGGCGGTGCTCTCCAGCCGCCGCGGCGGTCACGCCGAGGGGCTCCTGCAGCAGCGGGCGCGCGCCCGGGCGGCGCAGACGCAGCTGCCCCCGTCGAGCACGCAGCTCGACCCGCGCGCCGTCCTGGACAGCATTGGCTTGCAGCCGGCCACGGGAACGGGAACGGCGCCGGCGGACAGCGCCGCGCGCGGGAACTGAGCAGCGTTGCGGAGTCGTGCCGGGATGGTGGAATTGGCAGACACACTACCTTGAGGGGGTAGCGGGGGAAACCCCGTGCGGGTTCGAATCCCGCTTCCGGCACCACCGCACCGCGAGGACCGCTGCGCGCGGTCCTCGCCGTTTAGCAGGGAGAGGCGCCATGACGCTTCCGGAAGTCACGATCGCCGGCGTCGAGGTGACGCCTCTCGGCTTCCATCAGGATCGGCGCGGCTGGCTGGCGGAGATCTATCGGAACGACGAGATCTCCGTGCGTCCCGTCATGGCCTACGTCTCGCAGACCCATCCCGGCGTCGCCCGCGGTCCGCACGAGCACCGCGACCAGGCCGACGTCTTCGTCTTCATGGGACCCTCGGACTTCCGCATCTATCTTTGGGACCGGCGCCCCGCTTCACCCACCCACGGCCAGCGGATGCGTTTCGAGGCCGGCGAATCGCAGCCGGCCCGCGTCGTCGTTCCTGCCGGTGTGGTGCATGCCTACAAGAACGTGGGAACGAAAGAAGGTCTGGTCATCAACTGTCCCGATCGTCTCTATGCCGGCCCCGGGCGGCGCGAACCGGTGGACGAGATCCGCTGGGAAGACGATCCGGAGGGACGCTTCGCCCTCGACTGAACACGGTGGCGGCAGCGCCCGGCAAGAGCGGGCAACGCCCGCGGTGCACGGCGGCGGGCAGTGCGCGGACCGCATGCTATACTGCGCGAATGTCGAGTCTTTGATGCGGACGGTGTCATGGCGATCCAGAGCCTCGAAG
The genomic region above belongs to Candidatus Krumholzibacteriia bacterium and contains:
- the gap gene encoding type I glyceraldehyde-3-phosphate dehydrogenase, whose amino-acid sequence is MALKVGINGFGRIGRLVFRHLHGNPRVEIVAINDITDAPTLAHLLARDSVHGAFRGKVQAADGALLVDGKSVRVLAEKDPAKLPWRELGVTVVIESTGLFTKREAAAKHLEAGAQKVMISAPAKGEDLTIVKGVNDHLYDKSKHHIVSTASCTTNCLAPVVKVLHDAFGVERGLMTTVHAYTNDQRILDLPHKDLRRARAAQVNIIPTTTGAAVAVTKVLPELEGRLDGMAMRVPVSDGSVVDLVAMLRRPVTKEQVNQAVREAAGKPPLAGILEYSEEPLVSSDVIGNPHSSVFDALSTTVLDKTMVKVVAWYDNEFAYAKRMAELLEILL
- a CDS encoding phosphoglycerate kinase, producing MAKLGVADLEVRGKRVLVRVDFNVPMDPQGTITDDRRIQSSLPTLRLLLQKGGSPVLISHLGRPKGKPDPRYGLRPVADRLCLDLEAPIKFAKDCAGPEARMLVDNLKPGEVLLLENLRFHPGEEANDPQFAKTLASYADDVYVNDAFGSAHRAHASTVGVTRYLQQCAAGLLLQRELTYLGEALEKPQRPFIAVMGGAKIQGKIEVIQRLFQKVDALLVGGGMTYTFFRALGYEVGGSLVDTEMLDTAKSLLREAKGRGFKLLLPQDTLVAQQLAAGSPTRTVLVTDIPEGWIGVDIGRKTMEDYGKRIQEARTVFWNGPMGVFEIAPFAAGTESIARAMVRATEAGAVTVVGGGDSAAAIARLGLDGRVSHVSTGGGASLEFLEGKELPGVVALTDV
- the tpiA gene encoding triose-phosphate isomerase, with translation MRRPLVAGNWKLHCGPQAAAKLALDIRNGLLGGREAASVVLCPPFVSLAAVREILQGTAIGLGAQNLFWENSGAWTGEVSGPMLRDAGCTHVIVGHSERRQHFGETDASVSKRVRAALDAALCPIVCVGENLAERESGRTEAVVAAQMRNGLEGFDAAAWTQLVLAYEPVWAIGTGRTATPAQAQEVHALLRSLVRARLGDAVADSLRILYGGSVKRENVAMLLAEPDVDGALVGGASLDAKDFLTIVELAGRGSGAH
- the secG gene encoding preprotein translocase subunit SecG, translating into MFPFFVVVHILVCVALVFVVLLQSGRGGGLAGVFGGGAAQTLFGGRGAATFLSKATAWLAIAFMIMSILLAVLSSRRGGHAEGLLQQRARARAAQTQLPPSSTQLDPRAVLDSIGLQPATGTGTAPADSAARGN
- a CDS encoding dTDP-4-dehydrorhamnose 3,5-epimerase family protein; the encoded protein is MTLPEVTIAGVEVTPLGFHQDRRGWLAEIYRNDEISVRPVMAYVSQTHPGVARGPHEHRDQADVFVFMGPSDFRIYLWDRRPASPTHGQRMRFEAGESQPARVVVPAGVVHAYKNVGTKEGLVINCPDRLYAGPGRREPVDEIRWEDDPEGRFALD